GATCCGCCCCGGCGAGGCGCTGGACGCTACGGTGCGCACCGCGCTCCTGGCGGAGTACACGGGCGAGGCGGCGGAGAAGGTGACCGCGGCGGGCGAGTCGGGGTTCGGGATCCAGACCTTCGTCAACATCGTCCCCCGCAACCCGGTGGACGCCGCGGCGAAGGGGGAGATGCTGGGGCTGATCTTCTTCACCCTGGTCTTCGGCGTGGCGCTGACGCGCATCCCCCGCGAGACGGCGGCGCCGGTGCTCCGGGTGCTGGAGGGGGTGAGCCAGGCGGTGATGGTCATCATCGGCTTCGCCATGAGGCTGGCCCCGGTCGGCGTGGCCGCGCTGATCTTCTCGGTAACGGCGCGCTTCGGCTTCGACGTGCTCCGCTCGCTGGGGATGTACGTCGTGGTGGTCCTGGTTGGCCTGGCGCTCCACCTCTTCGGGGTGATCCCCACGCTGGCGCGCCTGCTGGCCGGGGTGCGGCCGCTGGACTTCCTGCGCCGCTGCCGCGCGCTGATGGTGACGGCGTTCTCCACCTCCAGCTCCAACGCCACCCTCCCCACCACCATCCGCACCGCCGAGGAGCAGTTCGGCGTCCCGCGCGAGATCGCCGGGTTCGTCATCCCGCTGGGCGCCACCATGAACATGAACGGCACCGCCCTGTTCGAGGGGATGACGGTGCTCTTCCTGGCGCAGGTGTTCGGGGTGGAGCTGTCGCTGGGCTCTCAGCTCCTGGTGATCGGGATGTCGGTCATCACCGCGGTGGGCGCGGCCGGCGTCCCCGGCGGCTCCATCCCGCTCCTGGTGCTGGTGCTGGAGATGGTGGGCGTCCCGGGCGAGGGGATCGCCCTGGTCCTGGGGGTGGACCGGATCCTGGACATGTCACGCACCGTCCCCAACGTCCTGGGCGACCTGCTCACCTCCCTCGTGGTCGCCCGGAGCGAGGGGATCA
The DNA window shown above is from Longimicrobiaceae bacterium and carries:
- a CDS encoding dicarboxylate/amino acid:cation symporter, producing MHEENAGRGVPLHTKILVGLAIGATAGGVANALWHGEAGLLWAVDNVAQPIGQVFLRMLFMVVVPLVFTSLALGVASLGDLSRVGRVGAKTLAFFLATTALAAILGLTLVNVIRPGEALDATVRTALLAEYTGEAAEKVTAAGESGFGIQTFVNIVPRNPVDAAAKGEMLGLIFFTLVFGVALTRIPRETAAPVLRVLEGVSQAVMVIIGFAMRLAPVGVAALIFSVTARFGFDVLRSLGMYVVVVLVGLALHLFGVIPTLARLLAGVRPLDFLRRCRALMVTAFSTSSSNATLPTTIRTAEEQFGVPREIAGFVIPLGATMNMNGTALFEGMTVLFLAQVFGVELSLGSQLLVIGMSVITAVGAAGVPGGSIPLLVLVLEMVGVPGEGIALVLGVDRILDMSRTVPNVLGDLLTSLVVARSEGITLVEPPERVAEAAMEATTIGPDAEEQRAGNR